One Haloimpatiens massiliensis genomic window, TCGGAGGTGTAAGCGTGGTAACATGTTCAGCTGACCGATACTAATAAGTCGAGGGCTTGATCAAATTAATTAACTAAAGATTTTCCACACTGTGCAATTTTGAAAGAACAATCTTTCATCTAATTCAATAAATTTTTTAAAAAAAGTTTAAAAAACTTATTGACAAGTAAATAAAAAAAAGATATAATCCTAAATGTACTCAGTTGATGAACTTTTAAGAGGAAATTCATTCAGTAAATCTGATGAGTAATCGACCATTACAAAATCAAAGATATTGAATGTTTGGTTATCTGGTGATTATGGCTTGAAGGTAACACCCCTTCCCATTCCGAACAGGACGGTTAAGCTTCAAAGCGCCGATGGTACTGCAGGGGAAGCCCTGTGGGAGAGTAGGTCGTCGCCAGGTTATTGGATCTTTAGCTCAGTTGGTTAGAGCAACCGGCTCATAACCGGTAGGTCCGGGGTTCGAGTCCCTGAAGGTCCACCATATGGGGGATTAGCTCAGCTGGGAGAGCACCTGCCTTGCACGCAGGGGGTCAAGGGTTCGAATCCCTTATTCTCCACCAAAAGCAACCTAAGAAGGTTGCTTTTTTTATTTTGTATAAAAACATATAACTTTTAATAGAATTTGAAATAAACATGTTATTATTGGTATAATTAAAAATAGAAGATAGATTAAGATTTTATATTAATATTTTCCTATGAATACTCTAATTAAAAGGAGAAAAACATGGCAAATAGAGTAAAGCAGTTTTTTTTATATTTTAATTATAAAGTGGATAAAAATGATAAAGATTTTGTATATAAATATTTAAATAGAGAGCAAATAGAGCTATTTGAAAAACTAAAAGTATATGAACAAAAGCACTGTATAAATGTAGCAAGGGATTTAGTTAAACAATGCAAAGAACTTAATATAAGTTATAGTGAACAATTAATAATTGCAGCTCTATTGCATGATATAGGTAAGATAGAATGTGGTCTTAATTTAATAGACAAATCTGCTTTAGTAATTTTAGATAAGATATCAAGAGGAAAGATAAAGAAATATGAAAAAAATAAAAAAATAGATATATATTATAATCATCCAGAGAAGGGATATAATATTTTAAAAAAATTAGGAGAAAAGAATAGAGTTTTATTTTTAGTAAAAAATCATCATAACAATGATATATCTAATGATTTAGAATTAAATATATTAAAGGAATGTGATGAAAAAAATTAAACTAAAATTAAGGCACATTCAAATAAATAACAAGTCAGTATGTTAGTCTATTTTGCGTCATACTGCGTCAGCAGAACCCGTTGATAGTCCTACCAAAGGCGGAATCTGCTTCCTTGTCTGACACAAAATATACCAGCATCTTTGACTTGTTATTTCTTTTCATGTACCTAAAAGTGTGAATATGGAGGAATCTTATGGAGAAGGTGGCACTTTTAAGATGTGAAGAATACAATGTAGAAATAATAGAAAAAAAACTTAGAGAGGGTTTTGAACTATTAGGTGGAGATAGCTTTTTAAGAGAGCTTATACCCTATAATAGCAAGGTTTTATTTAAGCCTAACCTGTTAAGTGTAGAAAGAAAAGAATCGCCTGTAGTAACTAATTATAAGGTTTTTGAAGCAGCTATAAAAATAATTAGGGATTATTCTTCAAATATAACTTTTGGTGATTCTCCGGGAGTTGGAGATTCCAGAAGAGCAGCAGAACTTTGCGGACTTATGGAAGTAGCTAAAAAGTATGGTGTTGAATTTAATAGCTTTAGAGAAGAAGTACATGTTAGATTGGATAATTCTATATTATGCAAGTCATGGAATGTAGCTAAGAAGGCCTATGAGTCTGATGTATTAATAACCTTACCTAAATTGAAGACTCATGCTATGGCATACTATACAGGGGCTATAAAGAACCAATTTGGATGCATATCAGGCGCTAAGAAGGCACAATGGCATACAAGAATGCCTGATGCACAAAATTTTTGTAAAATGCTTTTGGATTTAAATACATTAGTAGGTACCAACTTTGCTATATTAGATGGAATTATAGCTATGGAAGGAAATGGACCTAAAAATGGAAGTCCTAAAAAAATGAATACATTAATAATGGGAAAAAGCTTAAGTGCTGTAGATTCTGTAGCTGTTAGATTAATAGGATATGAAAATCCTTTAGACACTCCGGTTTTAAAAGAGGTTTATGATAGTAAATGGGGAGCGGTTTTGCCGGAAGAAATAGAAGTTTTAGGTGAGAAAATTCACCATATGAAACAAGAAGATTTTAAGTTATGTAGAAAGGGTGGAGACTTTTATTTTAAGAATCCTATAGTAAATAATTTTTTGAAGAGTTTAATAGCACCTGAGCCTTCTTTAGTTTATGATAAATGTGTGTCATGTTTTAGATGTGCAGAGGTGTGCCCAGAAAAGCCTAAGGTTATAAATTTTATAGAAAAAAAAGGAAAAAAGATTCCTGTGTGGAATATGAATAAGTGTATAAGATGTTTTTGTTGCCAAGAACTATGTCC contains:
- a CDS encoding HD domain-containing protein yields the protein MANRVKQFFLYFNYKVDKNDKDFVYKYLNREQIELFEKLKVYEQKHCINVARDLVKQCKELNISYSEQLIIAALLHDIGKIECGLNLIDKSALVILDKISRGKIKKYEKNKKIDIYYNHPEKGYNILKKLGEKNRVLFLVKNHHNNDISNDLELNILKECDEKN
- a CDS encoding DUF362 domain-containing protein, which codes for MEKVALLRCEEYNVEIIEKKLREGFELLGGDSFLRELIPYNSKVLFKPNLLSVERKESPVVTNYKVFEAAIKIIRDYSSNITFGDSPGVGDSRRAAELCGLMEVAKKYGVEFNSFREEVHVRLDNSILCKSWNVAKKAYESDVLITLPKLKTHAMAYYTGAIKNQFGCISGAKKAQWHTRMPDAQNFCKMLLDLNTLVGTNFAILDGIIAMEGNGPKNGSPKKMNTLIMGKSLSAVDSVAVRLIGYENPLDTPVLKEVYDSKWGAVLPEEIEVLGEKIHHMKQEDFKLCRKGGDFYFKNPIVNNFLKSLIAPEPSLVYDKCVSCFRCAEVCPEKPKVINFIEKKGKKIPVWNMNKCIRCFCCQELCPVGAIVTKDKFLGKLLKGERGK